The Acidaminococcus fermentans DSM 20731 sequence AGGTTGTGCATCTGGTTCCCGGCATCGTTGATGTAGTATTCCCGGGTCACGTCATAACCGGCGGCCTTCATCAGGCTGGCCAGAGCGCTGCCCACTGCCGCGCCCCGTCCGTGGCCCACATGGAGCGGACCGGTGGGGTTGGCGCTTACGTATTCGATCTGGATCTTTTCCCCGTTCTTGGGGGGCAGGTTTCCGTAATTCTCCCCTTTGTCCAGGATGGCCCGGAGGGATTCTCCCAGCCAGTCTTCCTTCAGGTAGAAGTTCAAAAATCCGGGACCTGCGATTTCCACTTTGTCCACGCTGGGGCAGTCCAGGTATTCCTGCACCGCAGCGGCGATCACCCGGGGGGCACAGTGGAAATTCCGGGCCGCCTGCAGGGCGAAGTTGGTGGCAAAATCACCAAAGGCTTTCTGGGGCGGTACGGTCAGGACCACCGGGGCCATTTCCCCCTGGGACAGTTTCCCTGCCTCAATGGCCTTCCGGACGGCGTCGGCTACGGCCTCCGCCAGTACTTTCTTCATGTCCACGCTTTTCTTCCTCCTCGATCTCGATTTGCAAACGAATGCTTCCATTGGGCTGGCTGTCCATTTCCAGGTCGAAGAAGACCCGGAGCTGCCAGGCACGGTCCCGGCGGCTGATGGCCAGTTCCCGGGTAAAGACCGTCATGGGAACAGTAAAATACGGGGTCCTGTACTGAAACGAACTGTTCCGGCCCCGTTCATACTGCTGCCGATGTTCATAACGGCCATGCCGGATTACCGTCAGGGTGTCCTCCGTCCATTTCAGGGTGGTGCGGGTCCCTTCCATGCCGGTCACTTCCGATTCGTCGTACCGGACATAGACGGTCCCGTCCTTTTCCGTCAGCTGCCCGAAGGCCACCAGGGTGGCGGGATCTGCATCCCCGGCCCCTACGGTTTCACTATGGATGGTAATCTTTACAGGTGTCATGGACTCTCTCCACAATAAGAGAGGGTTGCCCCTGTGCAAGCCAGCACCATCAGCGCGGCGAAGGAGCAAGCCCTCTTTCGGATTCGTTATGTAGTATCTGTCAGCAAAAAAATTGTATTGTCTTGCCTATTCTTGTTTATTTTATATTAAAGCCGTCCAAAAGGCAAGGGGTGGATGGGGAAAATCCCGGGAAGGGATTGGATTGCACCGATCCCCATTCTATTATATAATGGACCTTATGCAAAAATAAAAGAAAGGATGTGTGTTTATGCATGTTGCATTAAGCACGGTGGTGGCTCTGGTCCTGTATTTTGCCGTTTTGATCGGGATCGGGCTGATCACGTATAAAAAAGATGATGATATGGAAGGCTACGCCCTGGGGGGACGGGCGCTGGGTCCCTGGGTCACGTCCATGAGCGCGGAGGCTTCCGACATGAGCGGCTGGATGCTCATGGGCCTGCCGGGGTACGCCTACATGGCCGGCATCAGCGCCTTCTGGATTGCCCTGGGACTGATCATCGGCACCTGGGTCAACTGGGTGCTGGTGGCCAAGCGGCTGCGGATCTTCACCTCCGTCATGGGCAACGCCATTACCCTGCCAGAGTACTTTGACAACCGGTTCTCCGACAAGCACCGGAAGCTGCGGATTGCCTCCGCCTTCTTCATTTTCATTTTCTTCCTGATCTACACTTCCTCCAGCTTCGTGGCCGGGGGCAAGCTGTTCAACACGGCCTTCGGTCTGGATTACCGCTATTCCCTGTTCCTCACCGCCGGCATCGTGGTGTTCTACACCCTGATGGGGGGCTTTGCCGCCGTGTGCTGGACGGACCTGTTCCAGGGCTTCCTGATGTTTTTCTCCATCCTGGTGGTGCCGGTGACCGCCATGTACTACATCGGCGGGGTGGATGCCACCATGGCCCGGCTGAACGCCATCAGCCCCCACTATTTCGATATGATCCGGGGGGCCGACGGCAGCGTCCTGAGCCTGACCGCCATCATTTCCCTGCTGGCCTGGGGCCTGGGATATTTCGGACAGCCCCACATTCTGGTCCGGTTCATGGCCATCCGTGATCCCAAGAGCATCCGGCAGGCCACCCACATTGCCGTCACCTGGGTGGTGATCTCCCTGGCCATGGCCGTACTGGTGGGTCTCACCGGCCGGGTATACCTGGGGGATGTGCTGAAAGGCGGGGCAGCGGAAACCGTCTTCATCCAGCTGAGCGGGAAATTCTACCATCCCTTCTTCGCCGGAATCATCACCTCCGGGATCCTGGGGGCCATCATGAGCACCTCCGACAGCCAGCTGCTGGTGGCCGCTTCTTCCTTTACCACGGACTTCTACAAGATCCTGATCAACCCCAAGGCCACGGCCGCGGAACTGGTACGGATGAGCCGGATGATGATCATCGTGGTATCCGCCCTTTCCCTGGTACTGGCCATGAACCCGGACAGCATGATCCTGAACATCGTTTCCTACGCCTGGGCCGGTTTCGGGGCCGCCTTCGGGCCCCTGGTGCTGTTCTCCCTGTTCTGGCGCCGGATGACCACTGACGGGGCCTTCGCGGGCATCGTAGTGGGCGGTTCCACGGTGCTGATCTGGAAGAACTTCTTCGCCTTCACCGGCGTCTACGAAATCATCCCCGGGTTCATCCTGTCCTGCCTGGCCATCGTCATCGTCAGCCTGATGGACAGCGAACCGGAGCCGGAAGTGGTGGCCCGGTACGACGAGGCGGTTGCCAAGTTGAAAGAGGAATGAAAAAAGGGGCCTGGAAAAAATGATTCCTCATTTTTTCCAGGCCCCCTTTTGGTCGCGGGTCGCGAGCTACAGGTCGCGAGCTAGGACGTTTAAGCCATTTGTTTCTTTTTCTATATGATGATAAGAAAAAATCGGTTGGAATCTGCAAAACTGAAACTTCGGTCCGTACCAACAAGCCCGCGACCCACGACTCGTGACCAAAAAGGTGGGCTGTGAAGAAATGAAAAAAGCATCTCTTCACAGCCCACCTTTTCTTACTGTATATACTTCCCGTCCCGTTTCAGCGGCTCCGACAGATCCTGCCCTCCCAGAACCGTTACCGGCTTGCCTTTTACGGTGAACCTTACTTTCTGGATTTCCGGGAATTCGGTGAGGGTGTCCACCACCGCATACAGCATCAGCAGAGTGTCGTGGTCCCCCCGCCGGGTCTGGAATTCCCGGCTGAAATCAATGGTGGCCACCTTGTCCTTTACGGTGACTTTGTTCACCCTGACCCCTTTGGGGAAGGTGGTGTCCCCCTGGGGACGCTTTTCCACCAGTTCCTTCAGCACCAGCAGGGGCAGCTTGTCCCGGCTGCCGGAAAGCTTCACGGTCTGGGCCTGGAGCTTCCCGTTCTTCCCCACCCGGTACAGGGTCCGGGACGAAGCCTGGGCTCCCTTCTGCCCGGCCTTGGCATCCGCCGCAGCCGTTTCCTTTTTCGTGTCAGGGTTCACGGTGGTGTTCTGGGGACTGCAGCCTCCCAAAAAAGTCAGGCTCCCCAGCAGTAGTGCTGCCGCCGTCCAGCGGGTCAGTCTTTTGTCCATGGGCTCAGCCTCCTTGATGCTGGTTGTAGAAGTCTTCGATACCGTCAGCAATGGCATTGGCCACCTTGTTCTGGAACCAGTCGGAGATCAGCAGCTTTTCTTCCCTTTTGTTGGTCAGGAACAGACATTCCACCAATGCCCCGGGCATGGTGCTCCGCTTGTTCACGTAGAAGTTGGCGTACCGTACCCCCAGGTCATCCACATCGGCGGTCTTCATCAGCCGGTCCTGGATGCACTGGGCTACCTGGATATCGTACTTGGTCTTGGGATGGTAGTAGGTGGAGAACCCGCCCACGCTGGTGTTTTCACTGGCGTTGATGTGGATGCTGATGAACATGTCGGAATGGCTGTTCTCCGCCACATCCACCCGGGCCTGGAGCTCTTCCGCATCGGTGGCGTCCGGTCCGTACACATCCACGTCGGTGGTCCGGGTCATGTAGACGATGGCCCCTTTCTTTTCCAGCAGGGCCTTCACCTTTTTGGAAATGGGCAGGGTCACGTCCTTTTCATAGGTGCCGGTAACCAGTCCGTGGGTTCCCGGGTCCGTGCCCCCATGGCCCGGATCCAGGGTGATCCGCTTGCCTCTGATGCCTCCCACCACGGAATAGGTGTTGCCAAAACTGGGTTTGGGCCGGGTGGGCTGCCAGGGAGAGCTGGAAGGCCTGCTGGGCCGCTTGGGAGTGAAGGTCTTCTGGGGCGGCGCCGCGATCACATCCACCACCACCCGGGTGGGCCGCTTGGCCACTTTGTCTTCCTTCAGGCTGAACACGTTGAACATCCCCTTCTGGAGGGGTCTCTTCATCATCACATGGACCACCGTGGCATTGATTTTCCGTTCCAGATACACCTTGGAAACATAGGTGGCCTTTTTGGGGGTAGTGACCCGGGGAATGGACGATTTCAGGTTGCCGTAGACGGTGACCCGCAGTTCATTGTCCAGCATTTCCGTTTTGTATTTCGTGGCCTGGTTGGTATCCAGGACAATCCGCAGCCGTCCGTTGGGATTGACCCCGTACACCACATCCTGGATCTTGGACGCCGCCTGGGCATTTCCCGTTCCCAGGCATGCCACCAGGCAGAAAAAGAATAACAGCAGTTTTTTGAACACGTTGAACCTCCTCTTGGGACGCAGCAGGCTGTCTTCTGCCTCCCGGACTACCCGGCCATTGTAACACTTTCCCAGGTTCCATGCAAATCAGGCCGGCTGACCGCCCCGGCGGGCCGGCCATCTTTTATCTCTTTTTCACTTTGTCCAGGGCTGCAGGCAGGTGGGTCACCAGATCCCCGGCCGCAAGACCGATCTTTCCGCCTTCCGCCGCCAGATCCCCGGCCAGCCCCTGGAGATAGACCCCGCAGCAGGCGGCCTGGCCCAGGTCCAGTCCCTGTCCCAAAAGGGCGGCAATGGTCCCGGTGAGCACGTCTCCGCAGCCCCCGGTGGCCATGCCTTCATTGCCGGTGGTATTGATGAACACCTGTCCGTTGGGCAGGGCCACCACCACCGGCGTGCATTTCAGCACCACTACCGCCTGCCATCTGGCCGCCCCTTCCAGGGCCGCCCGGACCGGATCCTGGAGGATCTCCCCGGTGGATTTCCCCAGCAGCCGGGCCATTTCTCCCGGATGGGGGGTAAAGATTTTTTTCTGGAGGGACTGCAGCAGGGCATCATCCCCAGCCAGGGCATTGAGGCCGTCCGCATCCAGCACCAGGGGCTGGGACAGCTGGGGCAGCAGTTCCCGGAGGTACTGGACGGTTTCCGGGGCTTTCCCTGCTCCGGGACCGGCAGCCACCACGTCAAATCTCCGGAAGGCCTTCAGGCTGGCTTCCGTCACCGGCCGCACCATCACCTCCGTGGATTTGATGATCAGGGGCTGGAGCACTTCCGGCTGGGTGTACAACGTCACCAGACCGGCCCCGGCCCGGACCGCCGCCTTGGAACAAAGTTCCGCCGCTCCGGCATACCCCAGGCTCCCGGCCAGGATCCCCACCCGGCCGTTCATGCCCTTGTGGGCATTGGGGGGCCGTTTGGGCAGCACGTGCCGGACCAGGTCTTCCGTCAGGAGCTCCGCATTGCTTTCCGCTTCCAGCACCAGGGAGGGCGGGGTATTCAGATCCGCCAGGATGATCTTCCCGGTGTACCCGGCTCCGGGATACAGGTACAGCCCCGGTTTGGGGGCGATCATGGTCACTGTGGCCCGGGCGTGGAGGGCCAGGTCCGTATACCCATGATCCGCTTCCACCCCACTGGGGATGTCCACCGCCAGCACCGGTACCGGCACCATCTGGAGGGTTTCCAGGAGGGACCGGATGGGTTCCCGGACTTTACCATGGAAGCTGGTCCCCAGCAGGGCGTCGATGAACAGATCCGCCTGGGCACAGGCCTGGAGCACTTCATTCTGGTCCTTTTCCCACCGGAGGATGGTAAAAGGGAAGCTCTGGCAGATCTTGTACTGTAGCGCCGCTCCCGGGCCGAAGCTTTCCGGGGCTTCCGCCAGCACCAGGGTCACCAGAGCCCCCCGTTTCAGCAGGAACCGGGCGGCGGCCAGGCCGTCTCCCCCGTTGTTTCCTTTCCCGATCAGCAGGATCACCCGTTTTTCCCGGGGATTCCCCATCAGGTCCGCCGCCACATCGGCCACGGCCCGTCCGGCGTTCTCGATGAGGACGGCCTCCGGGATTCCCATTTCCCCGATGGCCTTGGCATCCACTTTTTTCATGGCTTCACTTGCAATGAGTTTCATCTTATCCCTCCAACAGTACTTGGGCAATGGCATTTTCCGCCGTATGGCTCAGGCTTACATGGATCCG is a genomic window containing:
- a CDS encoding DUF1934 domain-containing protein, with protein sequence MTPVKITIHSETVGAGDADPATLVAFGQLTEKDGTVYVRYDESEVTGMEGTRTTLKWTEDTLTVIRHGRYEHRQQYERGRNSSFQYRTPYFTVPMTVFTRELAISRRDRAWQLRVFFDLEMDSQPNGSIRLQIEIEEEEKRGHEESTGGGRSRRRPEGH
- the putP gene encoding sodium/proline symporter PutP is translated as MHVALSTVVALVLYFAVLIGIGLITYKKDDDMEGYALGGRALGPWVTSMSAEASDMSGWMLMGLPGYAYMAGISAFWIALGLIIGTWVNWVLVAKRLRIFTSVMGNAITLPEYFDNRFSDKHRKLRIASAFFIFIFFLIYTSSSFVAGGKLFNTAFGLDYRYSLFLTAGIVVFYTLMGGFAAVCWTDLFQGFLMFFSILVVPVTAMYYIGGVDATMARLNAISPHYFDMIRGADGSVLSLTAIISLLAWGLGYFGQPHILVRFMAIRDPKSIRQATHIAVTWVVISLAMAVLVGLTGRVYLGDVLKGGAAETVFIQLSGKFYHPFFAGIITSGILGAIMSTSDSQLLVAASSFTTDFYKILINPKATAAELVRMSRMMIIVVSALSLVLAMNPDSMILNIVSYAWAGFGAAFGPLVLFSLFWRRMTTDGAFAGIVVGGSTVLIWKNFFAFTGVYEIIPGFILSCLAIVIVSLMDSEPEPEVVARYDEAVAKLKEE
- a CDS encoding GerMN domain-containing protein, producing MDKRLTRWTAAALLLGSLTFLGGCSPQNTTVNPDTKKETAAADAKAGQKGAQASSRTLYRVGKNGKLQAQTVKLSGSRDKLPLLVLKELVEKRPQGDTTFPKGVRVNKVTVKDKVATIDFSREFQTRRGDHDTLLMLYAVVDTLTEFPEIQKVRFTVKGKPVTVLGGQDLSEPLKRDGKYIQ
- a CDS encoding N-acetylmuramoyl-L-alanine amidase family protein; amino-acid sequence: MFKKLLLFFFCLVACLGTGNAQAASKIQDVVYGVNPNGRLRIVLDTNQATKYKTEMLDNELRVTVYGNLKSSIPRVTTPKKATYVSKVYLERKINATVVHVMMKRPLQKGMFNVFSLKEDKVAKRPTRVVVDVIAAPPQKTFTPKRPSRPSSSPWQPTRPKPSFGNTYSVVGGIRGKRITLDPGHGGTDPGTHGLVTGTYEKDVTLPISKKVKALLEKKGAIVYMTRTTDVDVYGPDATDAEELQARVDVAENSHSDMFISIHINASENTSVGGFSTYYHPKTKYDIQVAQCIQDRLMKTADVDDLGVRYANFYVNKRSTMPGALVECLFLTNKREEKLLISDWFQNKVANAIADGIEDFYNQHQGG
- a CDS encoding bifunctional ADP-dependent NAD(P)H-hydrate dehydratase/NAD(P)H-hydrate epimerase, which produces MKLIASEAMKKVDAKAIGEMGIPEAVLIENAGRAVADVAADLMGNPREKRVILLIGKGNNGGDGLAAARFLLKRGALVTLVLAEAPESFGPGAALQYKICQSFPFTILRWEKDQNEVLQACAQADLFIDALLGTSFHGKVREPIRSLLETLQMVPVPVLAVDIPSGVEADHGYTDLALHARATVTMIAPKPGLYLYPGAGYTGKIILADLNTPPSLVLEAESNAELLTEDLVRHVLPKRPPNAHKGMNGRVGILAGSLGYAGAAELCSKAAVRAGAGLVTLYTQPEVLQPLIIKSTEVMVRPVTEASLKAFRRFDVVAAGPGAGKAPETVQYLRELLPQLSQPLVLDADGLNALAGDDALLQSLQKKIFTPHPGEMARLLGKSTGEILQDPVRAALEGAARWQAVVVLKCTPVVVALPNGQVFINTTGNEGMATGGCGDVLTGTIAALLGQGLDLGQAACCGVYLQGLAGDLAAEGGKIGLAAGDLVTHLPAALDKVKKR